The following are from one region of the Segatella oris genome:
- a CDS encoding HD domain-containing protein has protein sequence MDYQAIIDKYYPEDNQLRYILMTHSTLVTKRAVRICDLHPELLLDRQFIIEAAMLHDIGIFKCNAPGIYCFGSEPYLIHGRIGAELLRAEGYPKHARVCERHTGAGITKEEIIRLNLPLPHQDFLPETMEEKVICYADKFFSKTHPEVEKTIEQAERSLKRFGEEGLERFKGWEKLFE, from the coding sequence ATGGATTATCAGGCAATCATTGATAAATACTATCCCGAAGACAATCAACTTCGGTATATACTTATGACACACAGCACGCTTGTTACTAAGCGTGCTGTGCGCATTTGTGACCTTCATCCGGAGCTTCTCCTTGACCGTCAGTTCATCATTGAGGCTGCCATGCTCCACGATATCGGCATTTTCAAATGCAATGCGCCTGGGATTTATTGCTTCGGAAGCGAGCCTTATCTCATTCACGGACGTATAGGTGCAGAACTTCTACGGGCAGAAGGCTATCCGAAACATGCCAGAGTATGCGAGCGTCACACGGGAGCAGGCATCACGAAAGAAGAGATTATACGCCTCAATCTGCCTCTGCCTCATCAGGACTTCCTGCCCGAAACCATGGAAGAAAAAGTCATCTGTTATGCCGACAAGTTCTTTTCAAAGACACATCCCGAAGTAGAAAAGACCATTGAACAAGCCGAACGAAGTCTTAAACGCTTTGGAGAAGAAGGCTTAGAACGCTTCAAAGGGTGGGAGAAACTCTTTGAATAA